One part of the Plasmodium yoelii strain 17X genome assembly, chromosome: 13 genome encodes these proteins:
- a CDS encoding fam-a protein → MNKLGIQIVLFLLSISVCVNTETLATEPAPKKNTKSILKKFRKPKPKKHYPTPEEIYEKNKHLLCTNPKEIKNAEKLMNDALEGLKYHATNKYGYNFFGANYHYNTISYKKLYHDFTCVEKVEYTINDPNKYNKVISKLWNPDGKYFLYRGSVKRKIARVYTPNLVIIQQRFKKRPWSREKYFYALAAEIKISEDKTIIVMTSANINDHNSKNKKPFENTLIKSANLFKIDIDSEDDIRKGKLKKAIVNIAGYIIKKEDKCLDVTHVESIDRFVPNFLNRIILGVPKCLPPHK, encoded by the exons atgaataaactTGGTattcaaattgttttatttcttttaagcATATCCGTATGCGTGAATACTGAAACCCTTGCAACTGAACCTgctccaaaaaaaaatacaaaatccatattaaaaaaatttagaaaacCCAAACCAAAAAAACATTATCCTAC ACCagaagaaatatatgaaaaaaacaagcACTTATTATGTACCAATCCcaaagaaattaaaaatgcaGAAAAACTTATGAACGATGCTTTAGAAGGTTTAAAATATCATgctacaaataaatatggtTATAATTTCTTTGGAGCAAATTATCATTATAACACGAtttcttataaaaaattatatcacGATTTTACATGTGTTGAAAAAGTTGAATATACAATTAATGATCCGAATAAG TATAATAAAGTAATAAGCAAGTTATGGAATCCCGAtggtaaatattttttatatagagGCTCGGTTAAAA GAAAAATTGCCCGTGTGTACACTCCaaatttagtaataatacaGCAACGTTTCAAAAAACGGCCGTGGTCTCGtgagaaatatttttatgctttaGCTGCAGAAATTAAA ataTCAGAAGACAAAACTATAATTGTCATGACTTcagcaaatataaatgatcacAACAGTAAAAATAAGAAACCCTTTGAAAACACATTAATAAAAAGcgcaaatttatttaaaattgacattgattctgaagatgatattagaaaagggaaattaaaaaaagcaATTGTTAACATAGCTGGATACATCATTAAAAAAGAAGACAAATGTCTTGATGTCACCCATGTCGAATCT atTGATCGCTTTGTTCCCAATTTCCTAAACCGCATTATTTTAGGAGTTCCAAAATGTCTTCCCCCtcataaataa
- a CDS encoding PIR protein, translated as MSINNCSGFDILWKHFPDGSNNSGNSSFRELIFMNYCPNKKCDTDINKINAGCLWLFNYFFVTSGIPFHRDFYKHVVVCIMIWLSYKLNQKTENGTSKLNDFYLNNIANKTEYTEHKIYGKTFKSYKEIIDQINEYMDIDINKISKFYELLKLLCNMIADNKDKNSSNFSDHANKFVVEYEQLLNDDNNIDDSSYDKILRLLSNYYTNFEQNIVFHNIEMNRRQLPTKKTAENDGVEDSNEIKTDEPSSETGNQDIATIALSPNTTLSGSSLVNKIISVLSIFGAIAIFFGISYKYSLFGFRKRAQKQNLREKLKK; from the exons ATGTCAATTAACAAT TGTAGTGGGTTTGATATTTTGTGGAAGCATTTTCCCGATGGATCGAACAATTCTGGAAATTCTAGTTTTAGAGAACTAATTTTCATGAACTACTGCCCTAATAAAAAATGCGATACTGATATCAATAAGATTAATGCTGGGTGTTTATGGTTATTTAATTACTTTTTTGTTACAAGTGGTATTCCATTTCACCGTGATTTTTATAAGCATGTGGTTGTAtgtattatgatatggttaagttataagtTAAATCAAAAAACAGAAAATGGAACCAGCAAATTAAacgatttttatttaaataatatagcAAATAAGACGGAGTACACTGAGCATAAGATTTATggtaaaacatttaaaagtTATAAGGAAATCATAGatcaaataaatgaatatatggatattgatattaataagatatctaaattttatgaattacttaaattattatgcaATATGATTGCTGATAATAAGGATAAAAATAGTAGCAATTTTTCAGATCATGCTAATAAATTTGTTGTTGAATATGAACAGCTcttaaatgatgataataatattgacgACAGCTCATACGATAAAATATTACGTCTTTTATCTAATTATTATACTAATTTTGAACAAAACATAGTTTTTCATAATATAGAAATGAATCGTCGTCAATTACcaacaaaaaaaacagcCGAAAATGATGGAGTAGAAGATTCtaatgaaattaaaacaGATGAACCCTCTAGTGAAACAGGAAACCAAGATATTGCAACGATAGCTCTGAGTCCAAATACTACATTATCAGGATCGTCACTagtaaacaaaataatttcagttttatcgatatttggtgcaatagcaattttttttggaatttcctataag tattcgttatttggatttcggaaacgagctcaaaaacaaaatttaagagaaaagctaaaaaaataa
- a CDS encoding fam-c protein — MNKRVYSLVCIALYAFLAGSIHCFDPKVSVAGYTSDIDTKKINGNNEADDIEYKHETQLKNNNPKDGAYDEDDKDNKEFNCFNIFKRDKKKKKKPIINDVPVTLPYNKIVLTYSNNESLPTVTMRMGQIQRRFIPKDQKHLEDVLKLQKIFEELYSNNDESLSKAPLKVSKELQDMFGKIPKFYSYYYLLKEKLEKKN, encoded by the exons atgaataaaagGGTATATAGTTTAGTTTGTATTGCCTTGTATGCCTTTTTGGCTGGATCAATACATTGCTTCGACCCGAAA GTATCTGTTGCAGGATATACAAGTGATATAgatactaaaaaaataaacggAAACAACGAAGCAGATGATATAGAGTATAAACACGAAACACAATTAAAGAATAACAACCCTAAGGATGGTGCATATGATGAAGATGATAAAGACAATAAAGaatttaattgttttaatatatttaaaagagataaaaaaaagaaaaaaaaacctATAATTAATGATGTACCCGTAACTCTtccatataataaaatagttttAACATATTCAAATAATGAATCTCTTCCTACGGTAACAATGCGGATGGGGCAAATTCAGCGTAGGTTTATTCCAAAAGATCAAAAACATTTAGAGGATGTattaaaattacaaaaaatattcgAAGAACTATATTCAAATAATGATGAATCTCTTTCTAAGGCCCCATTGAAAGTATCAAAGGAACTGCAAGACATGTTTGGAAAAATCCCGAAATTTTATAGTTATTATTAccttttaaaagaaaaattagaaaaaaaaaattaa
- a CDS encoding PIR protein: MNKEVCRRFKNVWTNFTYDSSKKNYQIKNDKDFKKYCNNQNCDNELEKINAGCLYLLNEFFLDSSSLKNHAKSNLNIVEYIMIWLSYILSLKENTSTISHLQHFYGTYINGSGSYKQSINGIEDHSSYMDLLNKKKYFLDIDIKNISKFYEAFKLLCEMYTGFDENKKYCAECSEKASQFAKKYEELNKGSNITEDSPYYPLLSTLSNDYNNLKNKCNDTLSFPEIETNILAHTSGATSSSSSIANKLFLVLSIFGAIAIFLGISYKYSLFGFRKRAQKQYLREKIKNIKRMNQ; this comes from the exons ATGAATAAGGAAGtg tgtagAAGGTTCAAGAATGTATGGACAAATTTTACATATGATTcgagtaaaaaaaattatcaaattaaaaatgataaagattTCAAAAAGTACTGTAATAATCAAAATTGTGACAATGAGctcgaaaaaattaatgctggatgtttatatttgcttAATGAATTCTTTCTTGATTCTTCTTCACTTAAGAATCATGCAAAAAGTAACCTCAATATTGTTgaatacattatgatatggttaagttatatattAAGCCTAAAGGAAAATACTAGCACCATCAGCCACCTGCAACATTTTTatggtacatatataaatggtAGTGGAAGTTATAAACAGTCTATAAATGGCATTGAAGATCATAGCAGTTATATGGatcttttaaataaaaaaaaatattttttggatatagatattaaaaatatatctaaattttatgaagcatttaaattattatgtgaaaTGTATACTGGATTTGATGAAAACAAGAAATATTGCGCAGAATGTTCAGAAAAAGCTAGTCAATTtgctaaaaaatatgaagaacTTAACAAAGGTTCTAATATTACTGAAGATAGTCCCTATTATCCACTATTGTCtactttatcaaatgattataataatttaaaaaataaatgtaacgATACTTTATCCTTTCCAGAAATAGAAACAAACATTCTTGCACACACATCTGGAGctacatcatcaagttctTCGATagcaaacaaattatttttagttttatcgatatttggtgcaatagcaatttttttaggaatttcttataag tattcgttatttggatttcggaaacgagctcaaaaacaatatttaagagaaaaaataaaaaatataaagagaatgaatcaataa
- a CDS encoding PIR protein: MNDTLCSNFDYLRNYLPDELSDNPKLELKSIKNYNNYCPNDNCNTDLDKITVGFLWLLGECYSALKNKVHENSINAFFIYLISWLSYKLNQNLGHGFIKINDFYTNSVMNSGKYSKFTTEAYRFSGIDEFIDKQSDFLNINIEDMSKFYDVFKLLCSMHGNLATNKNDDALFNANDFVKNYARLKNDHNIEGAAGSKILPVLSTGYNNLKAKCKNCPSLPETEAEISALASEYISSSSSIGSKFFTVLSIFGAIAFFLGISYKYSLFGFRKRAQKQYLREKIKNIKKKMNH, from the exons ATGAATGATACTCTA TGTTCAAACTTTGATTATTTGAGGAATTATTTACCTGATGAATTAAGCGATAATCCAAAACTTGAACTTAAAAGTATTAAAAATTACAATAACTACTGCCCTAATGATAACTGCAATACTGACCTAGATAAAATTACGGTTGGATTTTTATGGTTACTTGGAGAATGTTATTCtgcattaaaaaataaagttcaTGAAAATAGTAttaatgcattttttatatatttgatttCATGGCTAAGTTACAAATTAAATCAAAACTTAGGGCACGGTTTCATTAAAATAAacgatttttatactaaTAGTGTAATGAATAGTGGTAAATATAGTAAATTTACAACTGAAGCCTATAGATTTTCAGGTATTGACGAATTTATAGATAAACAAAGTGATTTTctgaatattaatattgaagatatgtctaaattttatgatgtaTTTAAGTTATTATGTAGTATGCATGGTAATTTAGCAACGAATAAAAATGACGATGCACTGTTTAATGCGAATgattttgttaaaaattatgcaaggCTTAAAAATGATCATAATATTGAAGGTGCCGCAGGTAGTAAAATATTACCTGTTTTATCAACtggttataataatttaaaagcTAAATGTAAAAATTGCCCATCCCTTCCAGAGACAGAAGCAGAAATTTCCGCACTAGCATCTGAATATatatcatcaagttcgtcgataggaAGCAAGTTCTTTACagttttatctatatttggtgcaatagcattttttttaggaatttcttataag tattcgttatttggatttcggaaacgagctcaaaaacaatatttaagagaaaaaataaaaaatataaagaagaaaatgaatcattaa
- a CDS encoding fam-b protein, which translates to MRVSILKFVFFSIIIYSFEYAKNELYFVNERDTCLERNITNFRNNRILADVNNQFNINDFHQSTLRRVSQFNDYNDDDDDEEMIFLRNIIDSQIKKHKENNTLPNLNNVDKKTKKLINGLLTEIEEVKKELDNKRNSEMAIQPIQDKRITKKDENNYVSEHENFKQLENYENNYVSEHENFKQLENYENNSVSEHENFRQLENFEKNMENKDYKFYGKFVKVISNNYKKLKVNKNIKKNDEKTLKRLMMAAGAILFVAIASGTVQFLLLLVPFGFLISKKWWKIVKNRFNE; encoded by the exons ATGAGAGTcagtattttaaaatttgtttttttttcaattattatttattctttTGAATATGCCAAAAAT GAATTATACTTTGTAAACGAGAGAGACACATGCCTTGAAAGgaatataacaaattttagAAATAATAGGATATTAGCAGATGTAAACAATCAATTcaatataaatgattttCATCAATCAACTTTGAGACGTGTAAGTCAATTTAATGACTacaatgatgatgatgatgacgAAGAAATGATATTTCTTCGAAATATTATAGATTCACAAATAAAGAAgcataaagaaaataatacattacccaatttaaataatgtagATAAGAAAACTAAAAAGTTAATTAATGGACTTCTAACAGAAATAGAAGAAGTAAAAAAAGAGCTTGATAATAAAAGGAATAGTGAAATGGCAATACAACCGATACAAGACAAAagaataacaaaaaaagatgaaaataattatgtatcAGAACATGAAAATTTTAAACAATtggaaaattatgaaaataattatgtatcAGAACATGAAAATTTTAAACAATtggaaaattatgaaaataattctgTATCAGAACATGAAAATTTTAGACAATTggaaaattttgaaaaaaatatggagaataaagattataaattttatggtaaatttgttaaagttatatcaaataattataagaaattaaaagttaataaaaatataaaaaaaaatgacgaaaaaaCACTTAAGAGGTTGATGATGGCGGCTGGTGCAATTTTGTTTGTGGCAATAGCATCAGGAACAGTCCAATTCCTATTACTACTTGTACCGTTTGGATTTTTAATATCTAAAAAGTGGTGGAAAATCGTGAAAAATAGATTTAAcgaatga
- a CDS encoding PIR protein, which translates to MDKDVCNNFIYVMKNLEYDSDNKSYQFKEDTHFKKYCTGDICNNDLDKINAGCLYLFDTFFKDVYAFEKAAKSNINTVEYILIWLIYMLNLIKTEENNSIDIFYNTYIKGGGKYTNNVKYISGYNDYKDLIDRSYNLLSMDMSIIPKLYDAFNTLCEIYNELDTNNSNCAKCSEKAHQFVEKYKEFNIDYNNAEDNPHFRIFITLLIDYDNLRIKCRNFPSIPGTPTPNYEDISGVTSSSSIASKLIPILSILVAIAIFLGISYKYSLFGFRKRAQKQYLREKIKNIKKRMNR; encoded by the exons ATGGATAAGGacgtg tgtaATAACTTCATTTATGTAATGAAGAATTTAGAATATGATTCGGATAATAAAAGTTATCAATTTAAAGAAGATACACATTTCAAAAAGTATTGTACTGGTGATATTTGTAATAATGATCTCGACaaaattaatgctggatgtttatatttgtttgatacattttttaaggaTGTTTATGCATTTGAGAAGGCTGCAAAAAGTAACATAAATACTGTTGAATACattttgatatggttaatttatatgttaaaccttaTCAAAACTGAAGAAAACAACagtatagacattttttataatacatacatAAAGGGTGGTGGTAAGTATACtaataatgtaaaatatattagtggttataatgattataaggatcttatagataGAAGTTATAATTTGTTAAGTATGGATATGAGCATTATAcctaaattatatgatgcatttaataCATTATGTGAAATTTATAATGAGCTTGATACAAACAACTCAAATTGCGCGAAATGTTCGGAAAAAGCTCATcaatttgttgaaaaatataaagaatttaaCATAGATTATAACAATGCTGAAGATAACCCCCATTTTCGTATATTTATTACTTTATTAattgattatgataatttaagaATTAAATGTAGAAATTTCCCATCCATTCCAGGGACGCCAACCCCAAATTATGAAGATATTTCTGGAGTtacatcaagttcgtcgatagcaagcaaattaattccaattttatcgatattagttgcaatagcaatttttttaggaatttcttataag tattcgttatttggatttcggaaaagagctcaaaaacaatatttaagagaaaaaataaaaaatataaagaagagaatgaatcgttaa
- a CDS encoding PIR protein translates to MDDSLCGQIDFLGKYLPDNSDKTTILDFYGNDSFKNYCPSANCDSELEKITIGFLWLLEKYCSISKSKNCNENNNNPFFLYMISWLSYKLNKNSKHNFTKISDFYNKHVNDNNFINDASKFKNLKETINKKKDFLDINIDDMSKFYDAFKFLCSMYGNLAMGKYDELSNNAIHFLNKYTDLNDYYNVKGTTHSQILSALLTDYNKLKTDYAKKNTNPKELPILPTGIATKSFLRNSSIQISVIPMTFIFCALLIYLGIVYKRSSFDFRKRLQKLNLRIKKIKRKINH, encoded by the exons ATGGATGATAGTCTA tgTGGACAAATTGATTTTTTGGGGAAATATTTACCTGATAATTCGGATAAGACTACAATACTCGATTTTTATGGAAATGATAGTTTCAAAAATTACTGCCCTAGTGCAAACTGCGATAGTGAACTCGAAAAAATTACGATTGGATTTTTATGGTTACTTGAGAAATATTGTTCTATATCTAAAAGTAAAAATtgtaatgaaaataataataatccattttttctatatatgaTTTCATGGTTAAgttacaaattaaataaaaattcaaaacaCAATTTCACCAAAATAAgcgatttttataataaacatgTAAATGataacaattttataaatgatgCCAGTAAATTTAAAAATCTTAAGGAAACtatcaataaaaaaaaggattTTTTGGATATTAATATTGACgatatgtctaaattttatgatgcattcaAATTTTTATGTAGTATGTATGGTAATCTTGCAATGGGTAAATATGACGAATTGTCAAATAATGCTATTCATTTTCTCAACAAATATACAGATCTCAACGATTATTATAATGTTAAAGGTACCACACATAGTCAAATATTGTCTGCTTTATTaactgattataataaattaaaaactgattatgctaaaaaaaatactaatcCTAAAGAATTACCAATTCTTCCAACAGGAATAGCAACAAAATCATTTTTACGAAATTCGTCTATACAAATTTCAGTGATCCCAatgacatttattttttgtgcaTTACTTATATATTTAGGAATTGtatataag cgTTCATCATTTGACTTTCGAAAAAGGCTTCAAAAACTCAATTTaagaatcaaaaaaataaagaggaaaataaatcattaa
- a CDS encoding PIR protein, translating into MDDDLCGKFGSLMQYLPDNSDKPTILDFYGNKNFKNYCPNANCNTELEKITIGFLWLLEQYVTIYRDKGYGDNTNPFFLYMISWFSYKLKQNSENDSTTINDFYNKHVINSGKYNNFTSAAYTYTDLEEILKKKNDLLNINIKNLSKFYDAFKLLCSMYGDIVTSKNSETLSDNANKFVKKYQELKRDSNHTDDSSYNQILSTLSTDYDKLKTKCNSITLPDITTHISALTSEDTSSSSSIGNRLFAVLSIFGAIAFFLGISYKYSLFGFRKRAKKQYLREKIKNIKKRMNR; encoded by the exons ATGGATGATGATCTA tgTGGAAAATTTGGTTCTTTGATGCAGTATTTACCTGATAACTCGGATAAGCCTACAATACTCGATTTTTATGGAAATAAGAATTTCAAAAATTACTGCCCTAATGCAAATTGCAATACTGAACTCGAAAAAATTACGATTGGATTTTTGTGGTTACTTGAACAATATGTTACTATATACCGAGATAAAGGTTATGGAGATAATACTAAtccattttttctatatatgaTTTCATGGTTTAGTTACAAATTAAAGCAAAACTCCGAAAATGATTCCACCACAATAaacgatttttataataaacatgTAATTAATAGTggcaaatataataattttacaagtgctgcctatacatatacagATCTTGAGGaaatcttaaaaaaaaaaaatgatttgttgaatattaatattaaaaatttgtctaaattttatgatgcatttaaattattatgtagtATGTATGGTGATATTGTAACGAGTAAAAATAGCGAAACATTGTCAGATAATGCgaataaatttgttaaaaaatatcaagaACTTAAAAGAGATTCTAATCATACTGATGACAGTTCATATAATCAAATATTGTCTACtttatcaactgattatgataaattaaaaactaAATGTAACAGTATTACACTTCCAGATATAACAACACATATTTCTGCACTAACATCTGAAGatacatcatcaagttcgtcgataggaAACAGATTATTtgcagttttatcgatatttggtgcaatagcattttttttaggaatttcttataag tattcgttatttggatttcggaaacgagctaaaaaacaatatttaagagaaaaaataaaaaatataaagaagagaatgaatcGTTAA
- a CDS encoding PIR protein, which yields MNGDVCGKFHIVRSLFPDKLIDGKYYLKEGYADFFTNLKYDTDLDKINAGCLFLFKHLFGNSYLFKEYTKNIKVVEYIMIWLSYMLNLKSHDGINTLNDFYKTYIEGNTDYTKPIIGVEAYKNYKDIIDKNNYLLSMDMSIISKFYDSFMLLCDMSTEIYANVLNCKDYLGKAQEFVKKYDYLNEKYFDFNEKHNITKGSSYNQILSTLSNDYNNLKNICKSRQSINYPSLPTYSQRSVIRSILIPFIFVVTAICLRIAYKYSLFGFRQKFQKQYLRKKIKKIIKKMNY from the exons atgaatggcgatgtg tgTGGTAAGTTCCATATTGTAAGGAGTTTGTTTCCCGATAAATTGATTGATGGAAAGTATTACTTGAAAGAAGGATATGCcgatttttttacaaatttaaaatatgatactgatctcgataaaattaatgccGGATgcttatttttgtttaaacATTTGTTTGGGAATTCTTATTTGTTTAAagaatatacaaaaaatatcaagGTGGTTGAATACAtcatgatatggttaagttatatgttaaacctaaagTCACATGACGGAATCAACACattaaatgatttttataaaacgTATATAGAGGGTAATACGGATTATACTAAACCTATAATTGGAGTTGAAGCTTATAAGAATTATAAGGatattatagataaaaataattaccTTTTAAGTATGGATATGAgcattatatctaaattttatgattcATTTATGTTATTATGTGACATGAGTACTGAAATTTATGCAAACGTTTTAAATTGCAAAGATTATTTAGGAAAAGCTCaagaatttgttaaaaaatatgattatcttaatgaaaaatattttgattttaaTGAAAAACATAATATTACTAAAGGCAGTTCATATAATCAAATATTGTCTACactatcaaatgattataataatttaaaaaatatatgtaaatctCGTCAATCTATCAATTACCCATCTCTTCCAACATATTCACAAAGATCAGTAATAAGGAGCATACTAAttccatttatatttgttgtaACAGCAATTTGTTTGAGAAttgcttataag tattcgttatttggatttcggcaaaaatttcaaaaacaatatttaagaaaaaaaattaaaaaaataataaagaaaatgaattattaa
- a CDS encoding fam-a protein: protein MNKFYIKIFFFLLSISLYLNNKTIATELPKKNTKPKSRKFTIFKSKKCYHANDNTEEIYEKNKHLLYTDTKETISACKFMKTALKQLEYHATNKDGYRLIGTNSAYHILSYKKKQQGDTKIVKAEYVVFDLNKYNKIINKLWDPDSSNFFYAGSVKRKIARVYTPNLVIIQQRSRRWLWSRQKYFYAIAAKFKISENKTIFVMASPNINDHNSKNTKFFQNTIIKNANLFKVNIDSENDIRNGKLKKMFVNLSGYIVEKKKDHIYVTYFESISGIQILII, encoded by the exons atgaataagttttatattaaaatttttttttttcttttaagcATCTCActatatttgaataataaaaccATTGCAACTGAGcttccaaaaaaaaatacaaaaccCAAATCAAGAAAATTTACAATAttcaaatcaaaaaaatgttatcaTGC tAATGACAATACagaagaaatatatgaaaaaaacaagcACTTATTATATACCGATACCAAAGAAACTATAAGTGCGTGCAAATTTATGAAAACtgctttaaaacaattagaGTATCATGCTACAAATAAAGATGGTTATAGATTAATTGGTACCAATTCTGCTTATCATATACtttcttataaaaaaaaacagcaAGGTGATACAAAAATTGTAAAAGCTGAATATGTGGTTTTTGATTTGAATAAG tataataaaataataaacaagttATGGGATCCCGATAGTAGCAATTTTTTCTATGCAGGCTCGGTTAAAA GAAAAATTGCCCGTGTGTACACTCCaaatttagtaataatacaaCAACGTTCCAGAAGATGGCTATGGTCTCGtcagaaatatttttatgccaTAGCTGCAAAATTTAAA ataTCAGAAAACAAAACTATATTTGTCATGGCTTCACCAAATATAAATGACCACAACAGTAAAAATACGAAATTCTTTCAAAacacaataataaaaaatgcaaatttATTCAAAGTTAACATTGATTCTGAAAATGATATTAGaaatggaaaattaaaaaaaatgtttgttAACTTAAGTGGATACattgttgaaaaaaaaaaagaccaTATTTATGTCACCTATTTCGAATCTATAAGCGGTATACagattttaataatataa